aaccctaaccctaagaagctctacAAGGCAAACGAAGTAACACTACCTGCTAAACCAAAGCTAAGAATTATTTTTTCGATGCGTGTAGAGAATGAAGCATTGCTATGGGCGCGGTAGcagtactactactactactacactTAGCTTAGGGTCGTTGAACTGCCGATGGATCATGATCAGTTGCACCAGAATTGCCTGACGCAATTCCGGAAGACCGCCTAACGACTGCGCCGGTTAagctcagcagcagctgctccgGTCAGAAAGCCAGCCGAaattctccctccctcctttgcAAACGGTTTATATATACACAACCCACACATCCCCATCCTTTCCACTACTCATCAGCttgctcagctcagctcagcttgCTTTCCCCTCCCTGCAGCTTGCCCAACCCAACAAGCTAAGCAAGCACTcaccacacacacactctctctaTAGCTGGCTCGCTGCCCCTCCTACGGGCGCGCCAATACCATCCAAGAGACGGAGCAGGTCATCGATCCATCGACGACGACATGGGGGATCACGCCGAGATGTTGCATGCCGCTCCGGCCGTCGTgtacaccggcggcggcgccggcgccgcccctcaTGGCGGCTGGTGGACCGCGGCATCGGTGCCCACGGCGACGTGCTCGACGGAGCTGGCCGGGTTTGGCACGTGGTCGTCCGCCCTGCAGGCTGCTACTAGCTACGATATGGCGGTCGAGGGGGCCAAGGCCAAGAGCGCCACCACGGCCTCGTCGGAGTCGCCGGGGAACAACAGCTCGGTGACCTTCCAAGAACCGACCGGCGTCGCCGATCCGGTCGGCATCAGCGCCGCCGTGCACCAGCAGCCTCTTGCTGGTTACGCCGATTGGACACATCCCTACATGTAAGTTTAATTTGCTGATTGATTGATTCTCTTCTAGACTCGATTAGCCACCATCTTGCTACACATCATATGATGATGTTCAAGCTACCGCTATCACATGGCGCTGAGATCTATATGCACAACAGGAGCAGTGGCGCTACTCTGCATGGGTTCCTGCAAGATGGTCACCAGGACATGAGCTCAAGAACCGAGCAGAGCCCCATGGACGCATCAACCTTGATGAACCCTTCATCGAATAACCTAGCCCTGCAAGTGCAAGGTCACCAACAAGAGCACCAGCTGCTGTCCAGCTTCGGATCCGACCTGCTCTTGTCGCCGACCACACCCTACGGGTTGCAATCTTCTCTGCTAAGAAGCCTCTTGGAGCCGGCAGCGAAGCCGGCTTTGCCGGGGTTCCAGCAGTATGATCAGTACGGCCAGCAGATTTGCCAGCAGGCGTCACCGGCAGCTGCGAGGTTCGCGCCGGGAGCTATCAGGGAGCCACTCCAGTTCACCAACGACGCGCCCTTCTGGAACTCGTCTGCT
This portion of the Setaria viridis chromosome 7, Setaria_viridis_v4.0, whole genome shotgun sequence genome encodes:
- the LOC117863596 gene encoding uncharacterized protein — encoded protein: MGDHAEMLHAAPAVVYTGGGAGAAPHGGWWTAASVPTATCSTELAGFGTWSSALQAATSYDMAVEGAKAKSATTASSESPGNNSSVTFQEPTGVADPVGISAAVHQQPLAGYADWTHPYMSSGATLHGFLQDGHQDMSSRTEQSPMDASTLMNPSSNNLALQVQGHQQEHQLLSSFGSDLLLSPTTPYGLQSSLLRSLLEPAAKPALPGFQQYDQYGQQICQQASPAAARFAPGAIREPLQFTNDAPFWNSSAAGFGVPAAAAVPDQASVRSAVKPSPAPRAATLTLKTVLEGVGESSSIISKKKASGEPAFKKPRLETPSPLPTFKVRKEKLGDRITALQQLVAPFGKTDTASVLHETIEYIKFLHDQVGVLSAPYLKNGHHHQLPHLKSSSPEKSKDSHGEISLKGRGLCLVPISSTFAVASEVPVDFWTPFGANFR